From the Actinomadura luzonensis genome, the window ACGACGGTGGTCGGCGCGGCGTCGATCAGCGGCTCGTCGCACTCCGGCTCGGCCTGCGGCGGCACCTTGACGTCGCCGGACTTGGCGTACTTCCTGGCGATCTCCTCGACCTGGTCCACGTACCACCAGGCGCGGTTGTAGACGAACAGCGCCTGCCGCACGTTCTCCGGCGCGCCGTTGCGCTTGAGCATGCGGGCCGCGCCGAGGATGGCGTCGGCGGGGTTGTAGACGTCGCCGATGCCGTCGCCGTCGCCGTCGGAGGCGTAGCCGGTGAACGGGGTGTTCACCGGCACCCGGGCCTTGCCGCCCCAGGTGGAGATGAGGAACTGCATCGGCCCGGCCGCGCCCGCGGAGTTGGTGCCGCTCTGGACGCCGGGCAGCGTGGAGCGGCCGTGGTCGGTCTCGCGTTTGCCGACGGCGGCCAGGATGTTCCACTGGACGCCGATCTCCTTGCCGTACTCCTTGTAGTACTTCAGGTAGTCGGCGGGGATGTCGGAGGCGCCGGTGTCGGAGACCTCCTCGACCTGCTTCTGGTCGTCGCAGTCGATCGAGGTGCGGCCGTCGCTCAGGAACGAGGGCATCGACATCAGCAGCATCGGCGAGACGATGACCGCCACCAGCAGGAGCGCCCCGGCCAGCCCGAGCAGGAGGGCGAGGCGCGTGCGCGAGAGGTTCACCCTGTGTCACCGTCCTGGCCCTCGCCGGCGGGCATGATGTCGAAGATGCGCCAGTCGTTGCCGTCCTCGCTGACGGTGACCGCGTACTCCTCGGTGAGCCGCTTGTCGCCGCTCCTGGCCGTGACCTGCCGGGTGCCGGTCACGACGAAGATGATGGAGTCCTTGCCGACCTGCCGGATCTCCTTCAGCTTGGCCGTGGCCTGGGAGACGATCTCGTCGTCGCGGTTCTGCTCGACGGTGCCGGCGGAGGTGAGCGTGCGTTCCAGCAGGTTGCCGAGCTCGGGCGTCGCGTACGCCTTGAGCCGGGCCGCGTACGCCGCCGGGTCCTCGTCGTAGCGGAAGGTGCCGTACGCGGCGGTGAACCGTTCGGCGAGGTCCGCCGCCGCGGCGAGCTGTTCCTTCTTCATCGGCAGGTAGCTGTAGACGTCGAACGGCGCGTCGCTCGCGGTCGCCAGTGGCGTCGGCGTCGCGATGGCGACCCGGGTCGGCTGCGCGGCCTGCGCCGCCTGCTCGGGCGGATCCTCCCAGTCCGCCCACATCAGGTAGACGCCGACCGCGGCGATGACCACGACAATGGCGGCGAAGGCGGCTCCCCGCCTGTCACCTGGCTGCGCCATCTTCCGTCCTTGTTCAATCCTTGTCGGGGCTGTTCGGCTTGAGCCAGAACGGCACGGACGTCTCCTCCGAGCCGCCGCTCCGGCCGC encodes:
- a CDS encoding C40 family peptidase gives rise to the protein MNLSRTRLALLLGLAGALLLVAVIVSPMLLMSMPSFLSDGRTSIDCDDQKQVEEVSDTGASDIPADYLKYYKEYGKEIGVQWNILAAVGKRETDHGRSTLPGVQSGTNSAGAAGPMQFLISTWGGKARVPVNTPFTGYASDGDGDGIGDVYNPADAILGAARMLKRNGAPENVRQALFVYNRAWWYVDQVEEIARKYAKSGDVKVPPQAEPECDEPLIDAAPTTVVAKILQYALAQRGKPYLWGGTGPDAFDCSGVIYAAYRSAGLQIPRTTFGQWPFGARVLEGQEQPGDLVFFNAGPGTSANNPGHVGLVVSKGKMLEARCTRCGPIKVTSYSARTNRVGFTRPLQNPDVLEQLKKLQNPTL